A part of Sporanaerobacter acetigenes DSM 13106 genomic DNA contains:
- a CDS encoding B12-binding domain-containing radical SAM protein, translated as MSTMLFVSPHWYAFEAPLGIPYICGYLKSRGKDVRQKDLNLECQDYFLSRKYLEECCREIKKKDIEYDYPAYVLDNIDISKANTRNANVSIDVYIKSFDVLEKAYEIISKRWYPTKISFDNFTMPYNEKESLCIKEAIDDSEHNPYIQFYEECVLNKIDETTDIIAISILGQQQLIPGITLAAMIKRKHPKVKIVLGGTVFTILKKTIQKWKHLFDFFDFIILYEGEESMYQLISALENGESIININNLVYRNENKELVIQENTQINTSIDLAIPCFEGLELDKYFVPRKIIPFALTRQKCTWSRCAFCVHDISISNNFKLKQMDKIVEEIRYLINKYDTDLFDLLIENGLNEKVLEEFSRELLRKNVKIKWRAHFRLQREIDFNLLKKSGCVALFCGVESGSDQVLENMRKGTSVSGYEKCLKHIMEAGIWTRISLIIGFPNETLNDVLQTFKFLIKNKNNIGSFGAGRFMLYLDSGVFNNLEHYNVEVITNESQDMALWFEYSTTNNYDIEKIEKQLISLTRQNYAESNFWRRIPGTVLFNFLTRYNSAQEAKSDFLKYKNI; from the coding sequence ATGAGTACAATGTTATTTGTTTCTCCGCATTGGTATGCTTTTGAGGCACCGTTAGGCATTCCATATATATGTGGATATTTAAAGAGTAGAGGAAAGGATGTAAGGCAAAAGGATTTAAATCTAGAGTGTCAAGATTATTTTTTAAGTAGAAAGTATTTAGAGGAATGTTGTCGTGAAATTAAGAAAAAAGACATTGAATATGATTATCCAGCTTATGTGCTAGATAATATAGATATTTCAAAAGCAAATACAAGAAATGCTAATGTATCAATAGATGTTTATATAAAATCATTTGATGTTCTTGAAAAAGCTTATGAAATAATTTCGAAACGCTGGTATCCCACAAAAATTTCATTTGATAATTTCACAATGCCATATAATGAAAAAGAAAGTTTATGTATAAAAGAGGCTATTGATGATTCAGAACATAATCCTTATATTCAATTTTATGAGGAGTGTGTGTTAAACAAAATTGATGAAACAACTGATATTATTGCAATATCCATACTTGGACAACAACAATTGATACCAGGAATTACGCTTGCGGCTATGATCAAAAGAAAGCACCCTAAGGTTAAAATAGTACTTGGAGGAACTGTATTTACAATATTAAAAAAAACTATACAAAAGTGGAAACATTTGTTTGATTTCTTTGATTTTATAATTCTGTACGAAGGCGAAGAATCAATGTATCAATTAATCTCAGCGTTAGAGAATGGAGAAAGTATAATAAATATAAATAATTTAGTTTATAGAAATGAAAATAAGGAATTAGTTATTCAAGAAAACACACAAATTAACACTTCTATTGATTTAGCTATTCCATGCTTTGAAGGTTTAGAGTTAGATAAATATTTTGTACCAAGGAAAATTATTCCTTTTGCATTAACAAGGCAAAAGTGTACTTGGAGTAGATGTGCCTTTTGTGTTCATGATATAAGTATAAGTAATAATTTTAAGTTAAAGCAAATGGATAAAATAGTTGAAGAGATAAGATACTTAATAAATAAATATGATACAGACTTATTTGATTTATTAATCGAAAATGGTCTTAATGAGAAAGTATTAGAAGAGTTCAGTAGAGAATTGTTAAGGAAAAACGTAAAAATTAAGTGGAGAGCACATTTTAGATTACAACGAGAAATAGATTTTAATTTATTAAAAAAGTCAGGATGCGTTGCACTATTTTGTGGAGTTGAGTCAGGTTCAGATCAAGTATTGGAAAATATGAGAAAAGGTACAAGTGTTAGTGGATATGAAAAATGCTTAAAACATATTATGGAAGCTGGTATATGGACTAGAATTTCATTAATAATAGGTTTTCCAAATGAAACTCTAAATGATGTTCTTCAAACATTTAAATTTCTAATTAAAAATAAAAATAACATAGGATCATTTGGAGCAGGAAGATTTATGTTATATTTGGATTCAGGAGTATTTAATAATTTAGAACATTACAATGTTGAAGTGATTACAAATGAAAGCCAAGATATGGCTTTATGGTTTGAATACTCAACAACAAATAATTATGATATAGAAAAAATAGAAAAACAGCTTATTTCGTTAACAAGACAAAATTACGCTGAAAGTAATTTTTGGAGAAGAATACCTGGAACTGTATTATTTAATTTTTTAACAAGATATAATTCGGCACAAGAAGCTAAAAGTGATTTTTTAAAGTATAAAAATATTTAA
- a CDS encoding nucleotidyltransferase domain-containing protein: MKEIDAICNLLCNRNETLENIDFIEFNKMVHGLNMQHLIYEKIKAMNNIPLDIKKDYKNDYEKTKILNTLQCKVLCKVLEQFDLEKIEVIVFKGAYLVDKVYKKIGLRKMGDVDVLIHKKDLDRAINILINNGFKYKEEHCSKAWFDENYYRTALYVKGPVEIELHWDLLPVVNPLKFNIEDIWNTAEDDKLFDISVKEMKIELLLIYLCIHVSYCHFFNHNSIRRLYDIYLILLSKEIDWSYFIDKSIEYDLNKFVGVSLSYVNEIFEEIVSNKVISSLIDERTLKRFKKEITISELFRNKRTTNSSKIMETQRLIQLIGMNDKLRYIKLVSTQKSCSGKWIAALFDVSPDSMKVLVYNWIYLLRILPKYLLGRTV; this comes from the coding sequence GTGAAAGAAATTGATGCTATTTGTAATTTGTTATGCAATAGAAATGAAACACTAGAAAATATAGATTTTATAGAATTTAATAAAATGGTACATGGATTAAATATGCAGCATTTAATATATGAAAAGATAAAAGCAATGAATAATATACCCTTAGATATTAAAAAAGATTACAAAAATGATTATGAAAAAACTAAAATACTAAATACATTGCAATGCAAAGTTTTGTGTAAAGTATTAGAACAATTTGATTTAGAAAAAATTGAAGTTATTGTTTTTAAAGGAGCTTACTTAGTTGATAAAGTTTATAAAAAAATTGGATTAAGAAAGATGGGGGATGTCGATGTTCTAATCCATAAGAAAGATCTTGATCGAGCTATAAATATTCTTATAAATAATGGTTTCAAGTATAAGGAAGAACATTGTTCAAAAGCATGGTTTGATGAAAACTATTATAGAACAGCATTATATGTAAAGGGACCAGTTGAAATTGAGTTACACTGGGACTTATTGCCTGTAGTAAATCCTTTAAAGTTTAATATAGAGGACATATGGAATACTGCTGAAGATGATAAATTGTTTGATATTAGTGTAAAAGAAATGAAAATTGAATTATTATTAATATATTTATGTATACATGTTTCTTATTGTCATTTCTTTAATCATAATTCTATTAGAAGATTATATGATATTTATTTAATATTATTAAGCAAAGAAATAGATTGGAGTTACTTTATTGATAAATCAATAGAATATGATTTAAATAAGTTTGTAGGAGTTTCACTAAGTTACGTAAATGAGATATTTGAAGAGATAGTTAGTAATAAGGTAATAAGCAGCTTAATTGATGAAAGAACATTGAAAAGATTTAAAAAAGAAATAACTATAAGTGAATTATTTAGGAATAAAAGAACTACAAATAGTAGTAAAATTATGGAAACTCAAAGGTTAATACAACTAATTGGTATGAATGATAAGCTAAGATATATAAAACTTGTTTCAACCCAAAAAAGTTGTAGCGGTAAATGGATTGCAGCACTGTTTGATGTTTCACCAGATTCAATGAAAGTATTAGTATATAATTGGATATATTTACTAAGAATATTACCCAAATATTTATTGGGAAGGACTGTATAA